The following coding sequences are from one Melanotaenia boesemani isolate fMelBoe1 chromosome 17, fMelBoe1.pri, whole genome shotgun sequence window:
- the naxe gene encoding NAD(P)H-hydrate epimerase, producing the protein MLSVRALFGIGFLVTSRATAALAQTGTCPLSTAANYPCLSRRPASTMAQSIKYLGQEEAQRIDEELFSEFGFSVDQLMELAGLSCATAVTRAYPVTSLVKARPTLLVICGPGNNGGDGLVCARHLKLFGYEPTILYPKRPDKPLFQGLTTQCQKMEIPFLSEMPEAEVIDEAYNLVIDAIFGFSFKGSVREPFGSILDVLKKTTVPIASIDIPSGWDVELGSADGLQPDMLISLTAPKKSASLFRGRYHFLGGRFVPPGLERKYQLNLPQYPGTDCVFQL; encoded by the exons ATGTTGAGCGTTCGGGCTCTGTTCGGGATCGGCTTCCTGGTGACCTCTCGGGCCACAGCAGCCTTGGCTCAGACGGGGACATGTCCTCTGTCCACTGCTGCTAACTATCCCTGTTTGAGCAGAAGACCAGCGTCCACCATGGCCCAAAGCATCAAATATCTCGG GCAGGAGGAGGCGCAGCGCATCGATGAGGAGCTCTTCAGCGAGTTCGGCTTCAGCGTGGACCAGCTGATGGAGCTGGCCGGGCTCAGCTGTGCTACGGCCGTCACGCGG GCGTATCCGGTCACGTCGCTGGTCAAAGCCAGACCGACTCTGCTGGTCATCTGTGGACCAGGTAACAACGGGGGCGACGGCCTGGTCTGTGCTCGACATCTCAAGCTCTTT GGCTATGAGCCCACCATCTTGTACCCGAAGAGGCCCGACAAGCCGCTGTTCCAGGGTCTGACCACACAGTGCCAGAAAATGGAGATCCCCTTCCTGAGCGAGATGCCCGAG GCCGAGGTCATCGATGAGGCTTACAACCTGGTGATAGACGCCATTTTTGGTTTCAGCTTTAAGGGGTCGGTACGAGAGCCTTTTGGCTCCATCCTGGACGTGCTGAAGAAAACCACGGTGCCCATCGCGAGCATCGACATCCCCTCAG GCTGGGATGTGGAGCTGGGTAGTGCAGACGGACTCCAGCCCGACATGCTCATCTCTCTCACTGCTCCAAAGAAATCCGCCTCCCTGTTCAGAGGACGTTACCACTTCCTGGGAGGCCGGTTTGTTCCGCCCGGCTTGGAGAGGAAGTACCAGCTCAACCTGCCTCAATACCCGGGTACAGACTGTGTGTTCCAGCTGTGA
- the LOC121657187 gene encoding LOW QUALITY PROTEIN: lamin-A-like (The sequence of the model RefSeq protein was modified relative to this genomic sequence to represent the inferred CDS: inserted 1 base in 1 codon; deleted 2 bases in 1 codon; substituted 1 base at 1 genomic stop codon), which produces MATPKNTPRGGNTPLSPNRITRLQEKEDLCNLNDRLAIYIDKVRSLEAENAGLRLRITESETEVTRELTGLKAAYETELADARQTLDSVAKERARLQLELGKLREDHKELKARNTKKESELAAALQRLKDLEALLNSKDASLTTALGEKRSLDVENRDLKAQVAKLDSSLGDARKQLQDEMLRRVDGENRIQTLKEELDFQKNLHSEELREIKRRHESRMVELDNGHQQEFESKLAEALTEMRSQHELQIKLYKEEIEKTYNTKLESARQSADRSSHLVGAAHEELQQTRVRLESMSAQLSQLQKQLAAREAKIRDLEDALSRERDTTRRLLGEKDREMAEMRQQMQQQLDEYQELLDVKLALDMEICAYRKLLEGEEERLRLSPXPPPTRVTGSRSSTTAAHSRSVHSPAKRRRPNDTDSEASSFAGGAVARTRITQQASASGRVTVDEVDLEGRYVRLGNKADEVRSWGNWQVKRQVGSAAPIVFKFPAKFTLKAGXEVTIWAYNSGGTHNPPSDLVWKSQPSWALRDLLQTTLISTNGEEMAMRKVTRTQFDEEDDDMVAHSTCGDGEYNLRSRTVVCGSCGLPSDKSSSCSVSSASRSFRSGGVSEGLLPHSYVFSTSTPRKTGARMESCPIM; this is translated from the exons ATGGCGACACCCAAAAACACTCCTCGAGGTGGAAACACTCCTCTGTCTCCCAACCGCATCACCCGACTCCAGGAGAAGGAGGACCTCTGCAACCTCAACGACCGCCTGGCCATCTACATCGACAAGGTGCGCTCTCTGGAGGCCGAGAACGCCGGCCTGCGTCTGCGCATCACAGAGTCGGAGACGGAGGTGACCCGGGAGCTGACGGGCCTGAAGGCCGCCTACGAGACGGAGCTGGCTGACGCCCGCCAGACTCTGGACTCGGTGGCCAAGGAGCGGGCTCGGCTGCAGCTGGAGCTGGGGAAGCTGCGGGAAGACCACAAGGAGCTGAAAGCCAG gAACACCAAGAAGGAGTCGGAGCTGGCAGCAGCCCTGCAGAGGCTCAAAGACCTGGAGGCTCTGCTGAACTCCAAGGACGCCTCCTTGACCACAGCTCTGGGAGAGAAGAGGAGCCTCGACGTGGAAAACCGGGACCTGAAGGCGCAGGTTGCCAAG CTGGACAGCAGTTTAGGCGATGCcaggaagcagctgcaggacGAGATGCTGAGGAGGGTGGACGGGGAGAATCGCATCCAGACTCTGAAAGAGGAGCTGGACTTTCAGAAGAACCTGCACTCTGAG GAGCTGCGGGAGATTAAGAGGCGCCACGAGTCTCGGATGGTTGAGCTGGACAACGGACACCAGCAGGAGTTTGAGAGCAAACTGGCCGAGGCGCTGACTGAGATGCGCAGCCAGCACGAGCTGCAGATTAAACTGTACAAGGAGGAGATTGAGAAGACCTACAACACCAAG CTGGAAAGTGCTCGCCAGTCGGCGGACCGGAGCAGCCACCTGGTTGGAGCGGCGCACGAGGAGCTGCAGCAGACACGAGTTCGTCTGGAGTCCATGTCGGCGCAGCTCAGCCAGCTGCAGAAACAG CTGGCGGCCCGTGAGGCGAAGATCAGGGACCTGGAGGACGCTCTGTCTCGGGAGCGGGACACCACCCGTCGCCTGCTGGGGGAGAAAGACCGAGAGATGGCGGAGATGAGGCagcagatgcagcagcagctggatgaGTACCAGGAGCTTCTGGATGTGAAGCTGGCTCTGGACATGGAGATCTGTGCCTACAGGAAACTGctggagggagaggaggagag GCTACGGCTGTCCCCCTAGCCACCTCCCACCAGAGTGACAGGAAGTCGTTCCTCCACCACAGCAGCTCACTCCCGATCCGTGCACTCCCCCGCCAAGAGACGCCGACCCAACGACACCGACAGCGAGGCCTCCAGCTTCGCGGGCGGAGCCGTGGCCCGCACTCGCATCACCCAGCAGGCCTCGGCCAGCGGACGGGTCACCGTGGACGAGGTGGACCTGGAGGGGAGATACGTCAGACTTGGCAACAAAGCAGATGAGGTGAGAAG TTGGGGAAACTGGCAGGTGAAGCGGCAGGTGGGATCTGCTGCTCCAATTGTCTTCAAATTCCCGGCTAAATTTACCTTGAAGGCCG CAGAGGTCACG ATTTGGGCCTATAACTCAGGGGGAACCCACAATCCTCCTTCAGACCTGGTGTGGAAGAGTCAGCCCTCCTGG GCACTGCGTGACCTGCTCCAGACCACTTTAATCAGCACCAACGGAGAG GAAATGGCAATGAGGAAGGTCACCCGCACGCAGTTCGACGAGGAAGATGACGACATG GTGGCTCACAGCACCTGCGGCGACGGCGAGTACAACCTGCGCAGCCGGACCGTCGTCTGCGGCTCGTGTGGACTTCCTTCGGACAAATCCAGCAGCTGCTCCGTGTCCTCTGCTTCCCGCTCCTTCCGAAGTGGAGGAGTCTCCGAGGGTTTACTGCCACACTCGTATGTGTTCAGCACCAGCACACCTCGCAAG ACTGGAGCGAGGATGGAGAGCTGCCCGATCATGTGA